A stretch of Lactuca sativa cultivar Salinas chromosome 6, Lsat_Salinas_v11, whole genome shotgun sequence DNA encodes these proteins:
- the LOC111901130 gene encoding uncharacterized protein LOC111901130 yields MDENQKFEQIWGFRRNVDSSSDDSKSNSDVGHTQEKLLLVPNLVSPEIDRVSETFQVEKKPKRIRDTPKKEKKNKREVKTKSKKDSCASSNIKKKDNSSRKKKSKFLSQMTVSDEFRIFTESILDDLRVARETMFDKMKKEMNQIMKPKSSSRSRKKKEIGKNQNQNQNQNQNQNQNQNQNQNQNQKPRSRKRKTTQEKPKKGIDHPQEHVNNEEIKEPISKNPILIDSCGKKPIFTNTPDHIVTSSYLTLPMVLPNSRSNDTSLKLERGNYHGHQGEERIQCFGYNNNESLCVGNGYPVGLNHHQRFDNLNSFGIPNRVSQGFSHDGNLLGSKMINGGIRYTAGLGHTIPNHLASNGIRSLYPN; encoded by the coding sequence ATGGATGAAAATCAGAAATTTGAACAAATTTGGGGATTTAGAAGGAACGTTGATTCCTCTAGCGATGATTCAAAATCAAATTCTGATGTGGGCCATACTCAAGAAAAACTTCTATTGGTTCCTAATTTGGTTTCTCCTGAAATCGATCGAGTGAGTGAAACTTTTCAAGTTGAAAAAAAGCCAAAAAGAATCCGTGACACAccaaaaaaggaaaagaaaaacaaaagagAAGTGAAGACAAAATCAAAGAAAGATTCTTGTGCATCTTCTAacataaagaagaaagacaatAGTAGTAGAAAGAAAAAGAGTAAGTTTTTAAGCCAAATGACGGTTTCAGATGAATTTAGGATCTTTACCGAATCAATCTTGGATGATCTTAGAGTTGCAAGAGAGACCATGTTTGATAAAATGAAGAAAGAAATGAATCAAATCATGAAACCGAAATCGTCTTCAAGATCAAGAAAGAAAAAGGAAATTGGAAagaaccaaaaccaaaaccaaaaccaaaatcaaaatcaaaatcaaaaccagAACCAGAATCAGAACCAGAACCAGAAACCTCGGTCAAGAAAAAGGAAGACCACTCAAGAAAAACCGAAGAAGGGTATAGATCACCCTCAAGAACATGTTAACAATGAAGAAATAAAAGAACCCATATCAAAAAATCCAATCTTGATAGATTCTTGTGGTAAAAAACCGATCTTTACTAACACCCCAGATCATATTGTTACTTCTTCTTATTTGACTTTACCAATGGTTTTACCAAACTCAAGATCAAATGACACAAGTTTGAAACTTGAAAGAGGCAACTATCATGGGCATCAAGGGGAAGAACGAATTCAATGCTTCGGGTATAACAATAATGAATCTTTGTGTGTAGGAAATGGGTATCCGGTTGGATTAAACCATCATCAAAGATTTGATAATTTGAATAGTTTTGGGATCCCAAATCGAGTTTCTCAAGGGTTTTCACATGATGGGAATCTTTTAGGCTCAAAGATGATAAATGGAGGGATAAGATACACTGCTGGATTAGGTCATACAATACCTAATCATCTTGCTTCAAATGGCATTCGTAGTCTTTACCCAAACTAG
- the LOC111901131 gene encoding uncharacterized protein LOC111901131 produces the protein MAQDLELDFEKYCVVEGSPKTVLLSPNHSKTEKKKVRKKVIITQNKEFTEINLHRYRSQSCRDDRSTRSTGVNATLKRGSVYQSSKEISKISEKETEGRKKIEFSRNSTPLPFELFGSLCDSEEDDALLGSLSRSFLENSINPIKKQEDQQQQHPLCTPLNKSLSSRLELQLPHSPSKNPKNRFSPLKKMFDPFVKSKSQKSPLGFSTKEHDEATSAGSKNITLQKSLIHDISYADCDSCGSIVSSSCLNGVLKVENENQMPYFEFSLKNSNDVLVGKTSKVGNGCDWVYTFHTTQNRRKINEFKDNKNKDLTKTVGKMRVSCYLCTELVNTGAFDNSMVNEFVLYDLEGITCKSNKSTNENFVGDLHLDLETAAIVVQFPSSEKRESLKCDMNKNESAKVSVVIPSANHGLPSGESRGPSPLLDRWRLGGGCECGGWDMGCPLVVLSNFSLQKEEACKHPVKLFIKGSKENTPALTMKLTDEGQYAVDFHEQLTSLQAFSICVAILHTTETSILVDHDKNREMLQCDSLRVFVEDEVKHLIEAVVEEDKRKPVKNEFPPSFLVNPPFSPMSRA, from the exons ATGGCTCAAGATTTAGAGCTGGATTTTGAGAAGTATTGTGTGGTAGAAGGAAGTCCTAAAACTGTTCTTTTATCTCCCAATCATTCAAAAACCGAAAAGAAAAAAGTTAGAAAGAAAGTAATTATAACTCAAAACAAGGAATTTACAGAGATAAATTTACATCGATACCGAAGTCAATCATGTCGTGATGATCGGTCAACACGGTCAACGGGGGTCAATGCAACACTCAAAAGGGGTTCTGTATATCAAAGTTCAAAAGAAATAAGTAAAATAAGTGAGAAAGAAACTGAAGGTAGAAAAAAGattgaattttcaagaaattcCACTCCTTTACCCTTCGAATTATTCGGTTCCTTATGTGATTCAGAAGAAGATGATGCCTTGTTAGGCTCTCTTTCGAGGTCATTTTTGGAAAATTCTATAAATCCAATCAAGAAACAAGAAGATCAACAACAACAGCATCCTTTATGTACCCCTTTGAACAAATCTTTATCTTCAAGATTGGAATTACAATTACCCCATTCACCTTCTAAAAATCCCAAGAATCGTTTCAGTCCTTTAAAAAAGATGTTTGACCCATTTGTGAAGTCAAAATCCCAGAAAAGTCCTTTAGGATTTAGCACCAAAGAACATGATGAAGCCACATCAGCTGGATCAAAGAACATTACTTTACAAAAATCATTAATACATGATATTTCATATGCTGATTGTGATTCTTGTGGCTCGATTGTATCATCTTCTTgtttaaatggggttttgaaggtGGAAAACGAGAATCAGATGCCTTATTTTGAGTTTTCATTAAAGAATTCAAACGATGTTTTGGTGGGAAAAACATCAAAAGTGGGAAATGGTTGTGATTGGGTATACACCTTTCACACTACTCAAAATAGACGAAAAATCAATGAATTTaaagataataaaaataaagatcTTACAAAAACAGTTGGCAAGATGCGGGTTTCGTGTTATTTATGTACAGAATTAGTTAACACAGGAGCTTTTGataactccatggtcaatgaatTTGTGTTGTATGATCTTGAGGGAATAACTTGCAAGTCAAACAAGTcaacaaatgaaaattttgttggtGATTTGCATTTGGATCTTGAAACAGCAGCCATTGTTGTGCAATTTCCATCATCTGAGAAAAGAGAAAGCTTGAAATGCGATATGAATAAGAATGAATCTGCAAAAGTGAGTGTTGTGATCCCTTCAGCCAATCATGGGTTGCCAAGTGGCGAAAGTCGTGGGCCCTCACCGTTGCTTGACAGGTGGCGATTAGGTGGAGGGTGTGAGTGTGGAGGGTGGGATATGGGGTGCCCTCTTGTTGTTCTTAGCAACTTTAGTCTTCAGAAAGAGGAAGCTTGTAAACATCCAGTCAAACTTTTTATAAAG GGAAGTAAAGAGAACACACCAGCATTGACCATGAAGTTGACCGACGAAGGGCAATATGCAGTTGACTTTCATGAGCAGTTGACCTCACTACAAGCATTTTCGATATGTGTTGCTATCTTGCACACTACAGAAACATCGATTCTTGTTGATCATGATAAAAATCGAGAAATGTTGCAATGTGATTCTTTGAGAGTCTTTGTTGAAGATGAAGTCAAACATTTGATTGAGGCTGTGGTAGAAGAAGACAAAAGAAAACCAGTCAAGAACGAATTCCCGCCTTCTTTTTTGGTCAACCCTCCGTTTTCTCCAATGTCACGTGCATGA